One stretch of Cyanobium sp. Tous-M-B4 DNA includes these proteins:
- the crtE gene encoding geranylgeranyl diphosphate synthase CrtE yields the protein MTAADSSPFDFAAYLEATRVRVEAALDGSLGPERPESLREAMRYSLLAGGKRLRPILCLAACELAGGNSELAMPTAVALEMVHTMSLIHDDLPAMDNDDLRRGRPTNHKVYGEANAILAGDALLTRAFEMVALRSPGVPAERLLAVVGELSLASGAPGLVGGQVVDLECEAKSVDLETLEYIHLHKTGALLRACVLTGALIAGASEDLLAALRTYARGIGLAFQIIDDILDVTSSSEVLGKTAGKDLTADKTTYPKLLGLEESRQRADALVAEAKAALAPWQASAAPLLSLADYITSRDR from the coding sequence ATGACGGCGGCGGACTCCAGCCCCTTTGACTTCGCTGCCTATCTGGAGGCGACCCGCGTGCGGGTAGAGGCGGCCCTTGATGGCTCCCTGGGGCCGGAGCGGCCCGAATCCCTGCGCGAGGCGATGCGTTATTCGCTGCTGGCCGGTGGCAAGCGGCTGCGGCCGATCCTCTGCCTGGCGGCCTGTGAGCTGGCTGGCGGCAACAGCGAACTGGCCATGCCCACGGCTGTGGCCCTTGAGATGGTGCACACCATGTCGCTGATCCACGACGACCTGCCGGCGATGGACAACGACGATCTGCGCCGCGGCCGCCCCACCAATCACAAGGTCTATGGCGAAGCCAACGCCATCCTGGCCGGCGATGCCCTGCTCACCCGCGCCTTTGAGATGGTGGCGCTGCGCAGCCCAGGTGTGCCGGCCGAGCGCTTGCTGGCGGTGGTGGGCGAGCTATCCCTGGCTTCTGGCGCCCCTGGCCTGGTGGGCGGTCAGGTGGTGGATCTGGAGTGCGAGGCCAAATCCGTCGACCTCGAGACCCTCGAATACATCCACCTGCACAAGACCGGCGCTCTGCTGCGGGCCTGCGTGCTCACCGGCGCCCTGATCGCCGGCGCTTCCGAAGACTTGCTGGCCGCCCTGCGCACCTACGCCCGCGGCATTGGTTTGGCCTTTCAGATCATCGACGACATTCTTGATGTCACCTCCAGTAGTGAGGTGCTTGGCAAAACCGCCGGCAAGGATCTCACCGCCGACAAAACCACCTACCCCAAGCTGCTGGGCCTAGAGGAGTCGCGCCAGCGGGCTGATGCCCTGGTGGCCGAGGCCAAGGCCGCCCTGGCTCCCTGGCAAGCCAGTGCCGCGCCCCTGCTGTCCCTGGCCGACTACATCACGAGCCGCGACCGATGA
- a CDS encoding SemiSWEET family sugar transporter, producing the protein MAVPLVSPAVRALGYLAALLTTLSFFPQALKTLRSGDTSAISLRMYGLFTAGIALWAIYGFYTGDGPLIVANLVTLVPAGIVLERKLQSLRAPRR; encoded by the coding sequence ATGGCAGTTCCTTTGGTTAGTCCTGCTGTGCGCGCCCTTGGCTACCTGGCGGCGTTGCTCACCACCTTGAGCTTCTTCCCCCAGGCCCTCAAGACCCTGCGCAGTGGCGACACCAGCGCCATCTCCCTGCGCATGTACGGCCTGTTTACCGCCGGCATTGCCCTGTGGGCCATCTACGGGTTTTACACAGGCGATGGCCCCTTGATCGTGGCCAACCTGGTCACCCTGGTGCCCGCGGGGATCGTGCTGGAGCGCAAGCTGCAGTCCCTGCGCGCTCCGCGCCGATGA
- the folD gene encoding bifunctional methylenetetrahydrofolate dehydrogenase/methenyltetrahydrofolate cyclohydrolase FolD, which translates to MATRMDGRQLAGEIELRLQATIAERLAAVGRPPGLAVLRVGDDPASGVYVANKEKACARVGITSLGAHLSATASAAEVLAAVQQLNADIACDGILLQLPLPAGLDEGPLLLGIDPEKDADGLHTLNLGRLLKGEPGPRSCTPAGVMALLARHGVALSGQRAVVVGRSILVGQPMALMLQAADATVSVAHSRTTDLAALTRQADVLVVAAGRPRMIGAEHVKPGAVVIDVGIHRTESGLCGDVCFEEVEPLASAISPVPGGVGPMTVTMLLVNTVVAWCRRAGVEHGLGDLVP; encoded by the coding sequence ATGGCCACCCGTATGGACGGCCGCCAGCTGGCCGGTGAGATCGAACTCCGGTTGCAGGCGACGATCGCTGAGCGACTGGCAGCCGTGGGGCGCCCGCCTGGTTTGGCGGTGTTGCGGGTGGGCGACGACCCGGCCAGTGGCGTCTATGTAGCTAATAAGGAAAAGGCCTGCGCCCGGGTGGGCATCACCAGCCTCGGCGCCCACCTCAGCGCCACGGCCAGCGCTGCCGAGGTGCTGGCCGCGGTGCAGCAGCTCAACGCCGATATCGCCTGCGACGGCATCCTGCTGCAGCTGCCCCTGCCTGCCGGCCTCGATGAAGGCCCGCTGCTGCTGGGGATCGACCCGGAGAAGGATGCCGACGGCCTGCACACCCTCAACCTGGGCCGGCTGCTCAAGGGTGAGCCGGGGCCGCGTAGCTGCACCCCCGCCGGTGTGATGGCCCTGCTGGCCCGCCACGGCGTGGCCCTTTCCGGCCAGCGGGCCGTCGTGGTGGGCCGCAGCATCTTGGTGGGCCAGCCGATGGCGCTGATGCTCCAGGCCGCCGATGCCACCGTGAGCGTGGCCCACTCCCGCACCACTGATCTTGCTGCCCTCACCCGCCAGGCCGACGTGCTGGTGGTGGCCGCCGGCCGGCCCCGCATGATCGGTGCTGAGCATGTGAAACCCGGCGCCGTGGTGATTGATGTGGGCATCCACCGCACCGAGAGCGGCCTATGCGGCGATGTGTGTTTTGAGGAGGTGGAGCCCCTCGCCAGCGCCATCAGCCCCGTGCCCGGTGGCGTGGGCCCGATGACCGTCACCATGCTGCTGGTGAACACCGTGGTGGCCTGGTGCCGCCGTGCCGGCGTCGAGCACGGCCTGGGCGATCTGGTCCCCTGA
- a CDS encoding TVP38/TMEM64 family protein, translated as MVLFVLAYAVAEMLLLPALPATVLAGSVYGLTLGSFLVVLGASLGAMGVFTLARCWLRPQASRWLERSRHLKSLQRVVNQEGLRVLLLARLSPVLPFNLLNVAYGLSDIPPLTFGLGLIGIVPGTVLYVGLGSAVADPQAGAGSLHLIGLLATLACALLLARRLLPGSAPAQSEDDP; from the coding sequence ATGGTGCTGTTCGTGCTGGCCTATGCCGTGGCTGAAATGCTGCTGCTTCCAGCGCTGCCTGCCACGGTCCTGGCCGGCAGCGTCTATGGCCTGACGTTGGGGTCGTTCTTGGTAGTGCTGGGGGCATCCCTGGGAGCTATGGGGGTGTTCACGCTGGCGCGGTGTTGGCTGCGCCCCCAGGCCAGCCGTTGGTTGGAGCGCTCCCGGCACCTGAAGTCCCTGCAGAGGGTGGTGAACCAGGAAGGCCTGCGGGTGCTGTTGCTGGCCCGTCTCTCGCCTGTGCTCCCTTTCAACCTCCTGAACGTGGCCTACGGCCTTAGCGACATCCCTCCGCTCACCTTCGGCCTCGGTCTGATCGGTATCGTCCCTGGCACGGTGCTGTATGTGGGGCTTGGGTCCGCTGTTGCCGATCCCCAAGCCGGTGCCGGGAGCCTGCACTTGATCGGACTGCTGGCCACGCTGGCCTGCGCGCTGCTCCTGGCGCGACGGTTGTTGCCCGGCTCCGCTCCAGCGCAGTCCGAGGACGATCCCTGA
- a CDS encoding ATP-dependent RecD-like DNA helicase, producing the protein MVDPAAALTADQQVAVEAFADWLAAPAEGTPFVLSGYAGTGKTFLSMRFLVQVEATGLCWTVVAPTHKAVGVLRSYLAGAGLSPTWFPSTIHRLLRLKLKRQRDIERCEETEQTAVALEHLGLVLIDEASMVDSTLLEISLRCAHPFRTRLVFVGDPAQLPPVGEPVSPVFSLGRASRAELRQVVRHQGPVLRLASGLREGDLPCRRPPPLPPIRNASGQVALLERGAWLQAAQAALRRSAETDNPDLARILCYTNRSLEQLVPIARRALHGEMADQLPVLPGEVLITRAAVMAPACREGEDAAEEPDMLLGSNRELVVRDVIPERCDLADFGVTDPPVIDTLTARVEAGDSQLSLRLLPPLGSAARIALEAVLARLRQQAKDAGKQDGKGLWRRFFLVRDAFASLGPAAVLTVHRSQGSTFAEVFVDGDVFWPSDTVLRRQLVYVAVSRASQAVTLQAGAPGAGPSALADQQLWSDWLLDQR; encoded by the coding sequence TTGGTTGACCCCGCTGCGGCCCTCACCGCCGACCAGCAGGTCGCAGTAGAGGCTTTTGCCGATTGGCTGGCGGCGCCCGCAGAGGGCACGCCCTTTGTGCTTAGTGGCTACGCCGGCACCGGCAAAACCTTCCTCTCGATGCGCTTTCTGGTCCAGGTGGAGGCCACTGGCCTCTGCTGGACCGTGGTGGCCCCCACCCATAAGGCCGTGGGTGTGCTGCGCTCCTACCTGGCTGGGGCTGGCCTTTCGCCCACCTGGTTTCCTTCCACCATTCACCGCTTGCTGCGGCTGAAACTCAAGCGCCAGCGCGATATCGAGCGCTGCGAGGAAACCGAGCAAACCGCCGTCGCCCTCGAGCACCTGGGCCTGGTGCTGATCGATGAGGCCTCGATGGTGGACTCCACCCTGCTGGAGATCAGCTTGCGCTGCGCCCACCCTTTTCGCACCCGGCTGGTGTTTGTGGGCGATCCAGCCCAGTTGCCGCCGGTTGGTGAACCCGTGAGCCCGGTGTTCAGCCTGGGCCGGGCCAGCCGGGCCGAGCTGCGCCAGGTGGTGCGCCACCAGGGGCCGGTGCTGCGCCTGGCTTCGGGGTTGCGCGAGGGCGACCTGCCCTGCCGCCGCCCGCCGCCGCTGCCGCCGATCCGCAACGCCAGCGGTCAGGTGGCCCTGCTGGAGCGCGGCGCCTGGCTGCAAGCCGCCCAGGCCGCCCTGCGCCGCAGCGCCGAAACTGACAACCCCGATCTAGCCCGCATCCTCTGCTACACCAACCGCTCCCTCGAGCAGCTGGTGCCGATCGCCCGCCGCGCCCTGCACGGCGAGATGGCCGACCAGCTGCCGGTGCTGCCAGGGGAGGTGCTGATCACCCGCGCTGCCGTGATGGCCCCTGCCTGCCGCGAGGGCGAAGATGCCGCCGAGGAGCCCGACATGCTGCTGGGCTCCAACCGGGAGCTGGTGGTGCGCGATGTCATCCCCGAGCGCTGCGATCTGGCCGACTTCGGCGTTACTGATCCGCCGGTGATCGATACCCTCACCGCCCGGGTGGAGGCCGGCGATAGCCAGCTGAGCCTGCGGCTACTGCCGCCCCTGGGCTCGGCGGCCCGGATCGCCCTCGAGGCTGTGTTGGCCCGCCTACGCCAGCAGGCCAAGGACGCCGGCAAGCAGGACGGCAAGGGCCTGTGGCGCCGTTTTTTCCTGGTGCGAGATGCCTTTGCCTCTCTAGGTCCGGCCGCCGTTCTCACCGTCCATCGCAGCCAGGGCAGCACTTTTGCCGAGGTGTTTGTCGATGGCGATGTGTTCTGGCCCAGCGACACCGTGCTGCGCCGCCAGCTGGTGTATGTGGCAGTGAGCCGGGCCAGCCAGGCGGTCACGCTCCAGGCCGGCGCTCCGGGTGCCGGGCCCAGCGCCCTAGCCGACCAGCAGCTCTGGAGCGACTGGTTGCTTGATCAGAGGTAG
- a CDS encoding HDIG domain-containing metalloprotein, with protein MVLRRLRTLWRQLLRLERPRHSPGVWRNRDTASVLLVCALVALVSSWPWLVEPNLRPGMEAPFTARAPQAAKVVDSNALEERRQEVVPRSTVQVVDEQVNRQLRQKLEQDLQAVEQQAKSDQQRIEPVAITTEERNWLRGAGGTQLTAWGREVRQAQLRMLSQGLAAGVAEGQLLQAATLQLEPLAPLPRGLGARLLASSLQGHSNLRSDPGLSQRRIEALITQQGIPTITVQQGDLITRQGDRISPQAFDVLDYFGLVNRRPRPLAWLGHFLEALAMAGVLVLVLRRWRACLEPRQALLALGALLVVQGFALWLGPLASPLVLLVPPALLLAQGLGTPCGLAWLAAASFLWPMPITALMGVRLLVAAAVGSVAALAAGRQRSRAELLQLAVLLPGAGLLLQWLPLQWGLQGPGAVAQVDLVSEALLLGGLLMAGLLLAPLVETFFGLVTRARLMELADLQRPLLRRLSVEAPGTFEHTLMIAGLAEEGARAIQADIDLVRTGALYHDVGKLHGPQWFIENQGEGANPHDSLDDPFASAAILQAHVDEGLKLARRYRLPRPLADFIPEHQGTLKMGYFLHHARERDPGVAEERFRYRGPTPRSRETAILMLADGCEAALRSLPPGTCESEARQMVRRIIEARQDDNQLAESGISRAELELLIRAFVRVWRRMRHRRIAYPIPARKGYSA; from the coding sequence ATGGTGTTAAGGCGGCTGCGAACCCTGTGGCGGCAGCTATTGCGGCTGGAGCGCCCGCGGCATTCGCCGGGGGTTTGGCGCAATCGCGATACAGCGTCAGTGCTGCTGGTGTGCGCCCTGGTGGCACTGGTATCGAGTTGGCCCTGGTTGGTGGAGCCAAACCTGCGACCCGGCATGGAGGCTCCCTTCACGGCTAGGGCACCGCAGGCGGCAAAGGTGGTGGATAGCAATGCCCTGGAGGAGCGGCGCCAGGAGGTGGTGCCTCGCAGCACGGTGCAGGTGGTGGATGAGCAGGTCAACAGGCAGCTGCGTCAGAAATTGGAGCAGGATCTGCAGGCGGTGGAGCAGCAGGCCAAATCAGACCAGCAGCGCATCGAACCGGTGGCAATTACCACCGAGGAGCGCAATTGGCTGCGGGGGGCCGGGGGCACCCAGCTCACGGCCTGGGGCCGGGAGGTGCGCCAAGCCCAGCTGCGCATGCTCAGCCAGGGGCTGGCAGCTGGGGTCGCAGAAGGCCAGCTGCTTCAGGCGGCCACCCTGCAGCTCGAGCCCTTGGCACCGCTACCGCGGGGGCTGGGGGCACGGCTTTTGGCTAGCTCCCTGCAGGGCCACTCCAACCTGCGCAGTGATCCAGGCCTGAGCCAGCGACGCATCGAGGCGTTGATCACCCAGCAGGGGATCCCCACGATCACGGTGCAACAGGGAGATCTGATCACCCGTCAGGGCGACAGGATCAGCCCCCAGGCCTTTGACGTACTTGATTACTTCGGCCTGGTGAACCGGCGGCCGCGGCCCCTGGCCTGGCTTGGTCACTTCCTAGAAGCGCTGGCCATGGCTGGCGTGCTGGTGCTGGTGCTGCGCCGCTGGCGGGCCTGCCTGGAGCCGCGGCAAGCGCTGCTGGCCCTGGGGGCACTGCTGGTAGTGCAGGGTTTTGCGCTTTGGCTGGGGCCCCTGGCGAGTCCGCTGGTGCTGCTGGTGCCCCCGGCGCTGCTGCTGGCCCAAGGGCTGGGCACCCCCTGCGGCTTGGCCTGGCTGGCGGCAGCCAGCTTCCTGTGGCCGATGCCGATCACGGCCCTGATGGGAGTGAGGCTGCTGGTGGCGGCAGCGGTGGGCAGCGTGGCTGCCCTGGCGGCCGGACGACAGCGCAGCCGGGCCGAACTACTGCAACTGGCGGTGCTGCTGCCCGGCGCCGGTCTGCTGCTGCAGTGGCTACCACTTCAATGGGGGCTGCAGGGGCCGGGAGCGGTGGCCCAGGTGGACCTCGTGAGCGAAGCCCTGCTGCTGGGCGGCCTGCTGATGGCGGGCCTGCTGCTGGCGCCGCTGGTGGAAACCTTCTTTGGCCTGGTGACGCGGGCGCGGTTGATGGAGCTGGCCGACCTGCAAAGGCCCCTGCTGCGGCGGCTCTCGGTGGAAGCACCCGGCACCTTCGAGCACACCTTGATGATCGCGGGCCTAGCTGAGGAGGGGGCGCGGGCCATCCAGGCCGACATCGATCTGGTGCGCACCGGGGCGCTATATCACGACGTAGGCAAGCTGCACGGCCCCCAATGGTTTATCGAGAACCAGGGCGAGGGCGCCAACCCGCACGACAGCCTTGACGACCCCTTCGCCAGCGCCGCCATCCTGCAGGCCCATGTGGATGAGGGGTTGAAGCTGGCCCGCCGCTACCGGCTGCCACGGCCCCTGGCCGACTTCATCCCAGAGCACCAGGGCACCTTGAAGATGGGCTACTTCCTGCACCATGCCCGCGAACGGGATCCGGGCGTTGCCGAGGAGCGCTTCCGCTATCGGGGGCCAACGCCCCGCAGCCGGGAGACGGCGATCTTGATGCTGGCCGATGGCTGCGAAGCCGCCCTGCGCTCCCTGCCGCCCGGCACTTGCGAAAGCGAGGCTCGCCAGATGGTGCGCCGCATCATCGAAGCTCGCCAAGACGACAACCAGCTAGCCGAAAGCGGCATCAGTCGGGCCGAACTGGAACTACTGATCCGGGCCTTCGTGCGGGTGTGGCGGCGGATGCGCCACCGGCGGATCGCCTACCCGATCCCAGCCAGAAAGGGCTACAGCGCCTAG
- a CDS encoding DUF6969 family protein: MHLRQRYQAGCRSLRHWLMVNERHGSLVRACTGEGVVLADRHYPENDWRDPLSGSQAYYHCHRPGEEHGHLHLFMPAEPGADLTHLLAIGLDPRGLPLSLFTVNRWVANDAWLPAQLSCHLLERFSLAASEADRHTSGWLEQLLRFYAPTIQSLLLERDRTLEDREGSLEQALEDRDFEIPSQLTIDWGADLDSVQQQWKSHVEQLRSGAVAPSGRDGAVRAGLCRG, encoded by the coding sequence ATGCACCTGCGCCAGCGCTATCAGGCCGGTTGCCGCAGCCTGCGCCACTGGCTCATGGTCAATGAGCGGCATGGTTCCTTGGTGCGTGCTTGCACTGGTGAGGGGGTCGTGCTGGCCGATCGCCATTACCCCGAGAACGACTGGCGTGATCCGCTCAGCGGCAGCCAGGCTTATTACCACTGCCATCGGCCAGGTGAGGAGCATGGTCACCTGCACCTCTTTATGCCCGCCGAACCTGGAGCAGATCTCACCCATCTTCTGGCCATCGGTCTCGATCCCCGGGGTCTGCCCCTGAGCCTCTTCACGGTGAATCGCTGGGTCGCCAACGACGCTTGGCTCCCCGCACAGCTGAGCTGCCATCTGTTGGAGCGTTTTAGCCTTGCTGCGAGTGAGGCAGATCGGCACACCAGTGGATGGCTGGAGCAGTTACTCCGCTTCTATGCTCCAACAATTCAGTCTCTGCTGTTGGAGCGAGACCGAACCCTCGAGGATCGGGAAGGCTCACTGGAGCAGGCGCTTGAGGATCGGGATTTTGAGATCCCCAGCCAGCTGACCATCGACTGGGGTGCCGATCTCGATTCCGTTCAACAGCAGTGGAAATCACATGTGGAGCAGCTTCGATCCGGCGCTGTTGCACCATCCGGCCGGGATGGTGCTGTTCGTGCTGGCCTATGCCGTGGCTGA
- a CDS encoding methyltransferase domain-containing protein, with product MASPTDVSRSVQEYYGATLSSSADLRTDACCDASNVPEALRPLLARIHPEVLSRYYGCGLVVPPLLEGMRVLDLGCGSGRDVYLLAQLVGASGAVVGVDMTPEQLAVARRHQQHHADQFGFANVEFLEGRIEQLDQLPLEPGSFDLVISNCVVNLSADKLAVLNGVRRLLKSGGEFFFADVYADRRVPEALRHDEVLYGECLSGALYWNDFLRLARQSGFADPRLVSDRPLEITDAELAARTGAIRFFSATYRLFHLPELEDDCEDHGQAVIYRGTIAEHPHALPFDKHHWIEAGKVFPVCGNTFRMLADSRLAPHFSFIGDFSRHYGLFEGCGTALPFGGPEATTFAAAAASSAAGTAATSGSCC from the coding sequence ATGGCCAGCCCCACCGACGTCAGCCGCAGTGTCCAGGAGTACTACGGCGCCACGCTCAGCAGCAGCGCCGACCTGCGCACCGACGCCTGCTGCGACGCCAGCAACGTGCCAGAAGCCCTGCGTCCGCTGCTGGCCCGCATCCATCCCGAGGTGCTGTCGCGCTACTACGGCTGCGGCCTGGTGGTGCCGCCGCTGCTGGAGGGCATGCGGGTGCTGGATCTGGGCTGCGGCAGTGGCCGCGATGTGTACCTGCTGGCCCAGCTGGTGGGCGCCAGCGGCGCGGTGGTGGGGGTGGACATGACGCCCGAGCAGCTGGCGGTGGCCCGGCGGCACCAACAGCACCACGCCGACCAGTTCGGCTTCGCCAATGTGGAGTTCCTGGAGGGCCGCATCGAGCAGCTCGATCAGCTGCCCCTGGAGCCCGGCAGCTTCGATCTGGTGATCTCCAACTGTGTGGTGAACCTCTCGGCCGACAAGCTGGCCGTGCTGAACGGGGTGCGGCGCCTGCTCAAGAGCGGCGGTGAGTTCTTCTTCGCAGACGTGTACGCCGACCGGCGCGTGCCCGAGGCGCTGCGCCACGATGAGGTGCTCTACGGCGAATGCCTCAGCGGCGCCCTCTACTGGAACGACTTTCTGCGCCTGGCCCGCCAGTCCGGTTTCGCCGATCCCCGCCTGGTGAGCGACCGGCCCCTGGAGATCACCGATGCCGAGCTGGCCGCCCGCACCGGCGCCATCCGCTTCTTCTCCGCCACCTACCGGCTGTTCCACCTCCCCGAGCTGGAGGATGACTGCGAAGACCACGGCCAGGCGGTGATCTACCGCGGCACGATCGCCGAGCACCCCCACGCCCTGCCTTTCGACAAGCACCACTGGATCGAGGCCGGCAAGGTGTTTCCCGTCTGTGGCAACACCTTCCGGATGCTTGCGGATAGCCGCCTGGCCCCCCACTTCAGCTTCATCGGCGATTTCAGCCGCCACTACGGCCTGTTCGAGGGCTGCGGAACAGCCCTGCCGTTTGGAGGACCGGAGGCCACAACCTTTGCCGCAGCCGCTGCCTCCTCCGCGGCAGGCACAGCTGCAACGAGTGGCTCCTGCTGCTGA
- a CDS encoding peptide ligase PGM1-related protein, translating into MTLLSFRELQAQLQPQWGQSTAAQGPDVDVLMVPSLSMDQNQIDLVTGAHHYEERQLFSLIRLRDPGVRMVYATSKPLGELVVDAVLELLPGVPTSHARRRLHLVDTDDASSRPLTAKLLERPALLGRIAELLRPGRSFINCFVVSDLERQLSERLQVPLLGTDPALGYWGSKAGSRELFARCGVPHPPGSALTHNLDDLTEAAAELWEAHPELRQCVVKLNEGFSGEGNAPLPLAPLQLAGLSGAERRRRLRQALEALPMPAASWKEQLAVQGALVEAWLEGGEELSSPSVQGTIYPGRGGQAGAVEVLSSHEQVLGGPSGQTYLGCSFPAAESYRAELMRHGQAVGEALAAEGALERYAVDFIARRFGDRWDLQAIEVNLRQGGTTHPYMALSAITSGSLDPVSGLYHAPSGPALHYKATDNLTAPHLRGLLPVDLIDIVAEAGLHFDPSQLRGSVFHLLGCLSQYGKLGMTCIGRSAAEAEAVYGATEAELLRAARRLGH; encoded by the coding sequence ATGACATTGCTCAGCTTCCGCGAGCTCCAGGCCCAACTGCAGCCGCAGTGGGGCCAGAGCACCGCAGCCCAGGGGCCGGATGTGGACGTGCTGATGGTGCCGTCGCTGTCGATGGACCAGAACCAGATCGACCTGGTGACCGGCGCCCACCACTACGAGGAGCGCCAACTGTTTTCGCTGATCCGGCTGCGGGATCCGGGGGTGCGCATGGTGTATGCCACCAGCAAACCGCTGGGGGAGCTGGTGGTGGATGCGGTGCTGGAGCTGCTGCCGGGGGTGCCCACCTCCCACGCGCGGCGGCGGCTGCACCTAGTCGACACCGACGACGCCTCCAGCCGACCCCTCACCGCCAAGCTGCTGGAGCGGCCGGCCCTACTGGGGCGCATCGCCGAGCTGCTGCGGCCGGGGCGCAGCTTCATCAACTGCTTTGTTGTGAGCGACCTGGAACGCCAGCTCTCGGAGCGGCTGCAGGTGCCGCTGCTGGGCACCGATCCGGCCCTGGGCTATTGGGGCAGCAAGGCCGGCAGCCGCGAGCTGTTCGCCCGCTGCGGCGTGCCCCACCCCCCCGGCTCGGCCCTCACCCACAACCTCGACGACCTCACCGAGGCGGCGGCTGAGCTTTGGGAAGCCCACCCCGAGCTGCGCCAGTGCGTGGTGAAGCTCAATGAGGGCTTCAGCGGCGAGGGCAATGCCCCTTTGCCGCTCGCACCCCTGCAGCTGGCGGGACTCAGTGGCGCTGAGCGGCGGCGGCGGCTGCGGCAGGCCCTGGAGGCTCTGCCGATGCCAGCCGCCAGCTGGAAGGAGCAGCTGGCGGTGCAGGGGGCGCTGGTGGAGGCTTGGCTGGAGGGAGGGGAGGAGCTCAGCTCACCAAGCGTGCAGGGCACGATTTATCCCGGCAGGGGCGGGCAGGCCGGCGCGGTGGAGGTGCTCTCGAGCCATGAGCAGGTGCTAGGCGGCCCCAGCGGCCAGACCTACCTGGGCTGCAGCTTCCCGGCGGCCGAGTCCTACCGGGCCGAGCTGATGCGCCACGGCCAGGCGGTGGGCGAGGCGCTAGCGGCAGAGGGCGCGCTGGAGCGCTATGCGGTGGATTTCATCGCCCGGCGCTTTGGCGATCGCTGGGATCTGCAGGCGATCGAGGTGAACCTGCGCCAGGGCGGCACCACCCACCCCTACATGGCGCTAAGCGCCATCACCAGCGGCAGCCTCGATCCAGTCAGCGGGCTGTATCACGCCCCCAGCGGCCCGGCCCTGCACTACAAGGCCACCGACAACCTCACGGCGCCGCACCTGCGCGGGCTGCTGCCGGTGGATCTGATCGACATCGTGGCTGAGGCGGGCCTGCACTTCGACCCGTCCCAGCTGCGCGGCAGCGTGTTTCACCTGCTGGGATGCCTGTCGCAATACGGCAAGCTCGGCATGACCTGCATCGGCCGCAGCGCCGCGGAAGCAGAAGCGGTGTACGGGGCCACGGAAGCGGAGCTGCTGAGAGCCGCCCGGCGGCTGGGGCACTAG
- a CDS encoding divergent PAP2 family protein, with amino-acid sequence MSNPVLIGVFDNGVLWWGLAACGAAQLSKLVIELVVHRRWNPRVLVETGGMPSSHSALLTGTTAALGWVQGFEGPLFALAAVLCFVVLYDASGVRRAAGLTAARVNEMGPDAKPLKENLGHTRLEVLIGALIGPLVALPGLVLAGSPLHLAQGLGWFTAVG; translated from the coding sequence ATGAGTAACCCCGTGCTGATTGGCGTCTTCGATAACGGCGTGCTCTGGTGGGGCCTGGCGGCCTGTGGCGCTGCCCAGCTCTCCAAGCTGGTGATTGAGCTGGTGGTGCATCGCCGCTGGAATCCGCGGGTGCTGGTGGAAACCGGTGGCATGCCCTCGAGCCACTCGGCCCTGCTCACCGGCACCACCGCAGCCCTGGGTTGGGTGCAGGGCTTTGAGGGGCCCCTGTTTGCCCTGGCGGCCGTGCTCTGTTTTGTAGTGCTCTACGACGCCTCTGGCGTGCGCCGCGCCGCCGGCCTCACCGCCGCCCGCGTTAATGAGATGGGACCGGACGCCAAGCCCCTCAAGGAAAATCTCGGCCACACCCGCCTGGAGGTGCTGATCGGTGCCCTGATCGGGCCGCTGGTGGCCTTGCCCGGTCTGGTGCTGGCTGGCTCGCCGCTGCATCTGGCCCAGGGCCTGGGCTGGTTCACCGCGGTTGGTTGA